The following coding sequences lie in one Maribacter forsetii DSM 18668 genomic window:
- a CDS encoding 3-oxoacyl-ACP synthase III family protein has translation MYNSKIIGLGHYVPENVVTNDDLSKVMDTNDAWIQERTGIKERRHVVKGDGDTTTTMGVKAAKIAIERAGIDKDDIDFIVFATLSPDYYFPGPGVLVQRDLGIKTVGALDVRNQCSGFVYAVSIADQYIKTGMYKNVLVIGSELHSHGLDMTTRGRGVSVIFGDGAGAAVLTREEDTTKGILSTHLHSEGQHAEELSLIAPGMGNRWVTDIMEDNDPNDESYFPHMNGQFVFKNAVVRFSEVIVEGLEKNKLNSTDIDLLVPHQANLRISQFIQKKFQLSDDQVFNNIMKYGNTTAASIPIALTEAWQEGKVKSGDLVVLAAFGSGFTWGSVIIRW, from the coding sequence ATGTATAATTCAAAAATAATTGGCTTAGGTCATTATGTACCTGAAAACGTAGTGACAAACGATGATTTGTCAAAAGTGATGGATACTAATGATGCTTGGATCCAAGAACGTACCGGTATAAAAGAGAGAAGGCATGTGGTAAAAGGTGATGGAGATACCACTACTACCATGGGTGTTAAGGCAGCTAAAATTGCCATTGAAAGAGCCGGTATTGATAAAGACGATATTGATTTTATCGTTTTTGCTACTTTGAGTCCCGATTATTATTTCCCTGGTCCTGGTGTATTGGTTCAAAGAGATTTAGGAATTAAAACCGTAGGTGCATTAGACGTTAGAAATCAATGTTCTGGTTTTGTGTATGCTGTTTCTATTGCAGATCAGTATATAAAAACGGGTATGTATAAAAATGTACTTGTTATTGGTTCTGAATTACATTCTCATGGTTTGGATATGACCACAAGAGGTAGGGGAGTTTCTGTAATATTTGGTGATGGTGCCGGTGCGGCAGTATTAACTAGAGAGGAAGATACTACCAAAGGTATATTGTCAACACATCTACATTCAGAAGGTCAGCATGCAGAAGAGCTTTCTCTAATAGCACCTGGTATGGGTAATAGATGGGTAACGGATATCATGGAGGACAATGATCCAAATGATGAATCTTATTTTCCTCATATGAATGGTCAATTTGTATTTAAAAATGCAGTTGTTCGTTTCAGTGAGGTTATTGTAGAAGGTTTGGAGAAAAATAAATTGAATTCGACGGATATAGATTTATTGGTTCCGCATCAAGCTAACTTGAGAATATCTCAATTTATTCAAAAGAAATTTCAGTTAAGTGATGACCAGGTTTTCAATAATATTATGAAATATGGTAACACAACAGCTGCATCTATTCCTATTGCACTTACAGAAGCGTGGCAAGAAGGTAAGGTAAAAAGTGGGGACTTAGTAGTTTTAGCTGCATTTGGTAGCGGTTTTACCTGGGGCAGTGTAATTATTAGATGGTAA
- a CDS encoding dihydrolipoamide acetyltransferase family protein translates to MSKFELKLPRMGESVAEATLTSWLKEVGDTIEMDEAIFEIATDKVDSEVPSEVDGVLIEKCFNVDDVVEVGQTVAIIQVGGDVDVSDATDNVQDIAEPEPVLQEMVAAAESAVMHARAETSTAQLNGTSDRFYSPLVKNIAKEEGISFEVLETISGTGKDGRVTKDDILNYVKTGESKPVAKVATPERVVVQDRVEAPVKVAAPAPAQEKVAAPAVTAKVAPVPPASAPAPTPASAPAPEKPKMQVSRGDEVIPMTRMGKLIAKHMTDSVTTSAHVQSFIEVDVTNIVTWRNKIKDAFFKREGEKFTFTPIFMEAVAVALKKYPMMNISVDGDNVIKKKNINIGMAAALPDGNLIVPVIKNADQLNLLGIAKVVNDLADRSRNNALKPDEVQGGTYTVTNVGTFGSVFGTPIINQPQVGIMALGAIRKIPSVIETSEGDVIAVRSKMYLSHSYDHRVVNGALGSMFAKAVADYLEGWDVNREV, encoded by the coding sequence ATGTCAAAATTTGAATTGAAACTACCACGTATGGGAGAGAGTGTTGCAGAAGCAACATTGACGTCATGGTTGAAAGAGGTAGGTGATACGATTGAGATGGACGAGGCCATTTTTGAAATTGCTACGGATAAGGTTGATAGTGAAGTGCCAAGTGAGGTTGATGGTGTTTTAATTGAAAAATGCTTTAATGTTGATGATGTGGTAGAGGTCGGTCAAACAGTAGCAATAATTCAAGTAGGTGGTGATGTTGATGTAAGTGATGCTACAGATAACGTTCAAGATATAGCAGAACCAGAGCCGGTACTTCAGGAAATGGTTGCAGCGGCAGAATCAGCGGTTATGCATGCAAGAGCAGAGACATCTACGGCGCAATTAAATGGAACTTCTGATCGTTTTTACTCTCCTTTAGTTAAGAATATAGCAAAAGAAGAAGGTATTTCTTTTGAAGTTCTTGAAACAATTTCAGGAACAGGAAAGGACGGCAGAGTAACCAAAGATGATATATTAAACTACGTTAAAACCGGAGAAAGTAAGCCGGTTGCAAAGGTAGCGACTCCAGAAAGAGTTGTTGTACAAGATAGGGTTGAGGCACCGGTTAAGGTAGCTGCCCCCGCTCCTGCACAGGAAAAAGTTGCAGCGCCTGCAGTGACGGCTAAGGTGGCACCGGTCCCTCCGGCAAGTGCTCCAGCGCCAACGCCAGCTAGTGCCCCTGCTCCAGAAAAACCAAAAATGCAGGTTTCTCGTGGCGATGAGGTAATACCTATGACAAGAATGGGCAAGTTAATTGCCAAACATATGACGGATAGTGTTACTACATCTGCACATGTACAGAGTTTTATAGAGGTAGATGTAACCAATATTGTTACATGGCGTAATAAAATTAAAGATGCATTCTTTAAAAGAGAAGGTGAGAAGTTTACGTTCACACCAATTTTTATGGAAGCTGTTGCCGTGGCATTGAAGAAATATCCTATGATGAATATTTCAGTTGATGGTGATAACGTTATAAAAAAGAAGAATATAAATATAGGTATGGCGGCAGCTCTGCCAGATGGTAATTTGATAGTGCCGGTAATAAAAAATGCGGATCAATTAAATCTATTAGGTATAGCTAAAGTTGTAAATGATTTGGCAGACCGTTCTAGAAACAATGCGCTTAAGCCAGATGAGGTACAAGGTGGTACTTATACGGTAACCAATGTTGGAACGTTTGGTAGTGTGTTTGGAACTCCTATAATCAATCAGCCACAGGTTGGTATTATGGCATTGGGAGCTATAAGAAAAATTCCTTCGGTTATTGAAACTTCGGAAGGTGATGTAATTGCAGTACGTAGTAAAATGTATTTATCTCATAGCTATGATCACAGAGTGGTTAATGGCGCTTTAGGTAGTATGTTCGCCAAAGCTGTTGCAGACTATCTGGAAGGTTGGGATGTTAATAGAGAGGTGTAA
- a CDS encoding Hpt domain-containing protein, whose protein sequence is MIYSLDKINEMAEGDQDFINSVISVFLEEVPEDLEALEKALQEKDHDQVYKLAHKIKPNVDLLGMEQTRAIALELETLGKQEANMAEIEKRFPMLKTDINQVVAELKNDFQL, encoded by the coding sequence ATGATTTATAGCCTGGATAAGATTAATGAGATGGCAGAGGGGGATCAGGATTTTATAAATTCTGTTATATCTGTTTTTTTGGAAGAAGTACCTGAAGATTTAGAGGCTCTAGAAAAAGCCCTTCAAGAAAAAGACCATGATCAAGTATATAAACTTGCCCATAAAATAAAGCCAAATGTTGATTTGCTAGGAATGGAGCAAACACGTGCCATAGCCTTGGAGTTAGAAACTTTAGGTAAGCAAGAGGCTAATATGGCGGAGATCGAGAAAAGATTTCCAATGCTAAAGACCGATATCAATCAGGTTGTGGCAGAATTAAAAAATGACTTCCAGTTATAA
- a CDS encoding M20/M25/M40 family metallo-hydrolase, whose translation MNKGHLLKNKTFLGLLIFGLLLSNVLSGQESVVADKKIDKAVGKLLKDKKIKNAFEVIDAIENETERDLITLTEIPAPPFMEAERAEAFKEMFVEAGLDEVSIDDVGNVIAVRKGTIGSKIVVLDAHLDTVFPEGTNVKVVKKGDTLVAPGVGDDTRGLAMLLAIFKAMKKADVSTEADVWFVGSVGEEGLGDLRGVKHLFRDGATKIDSWISIDGGTVGRVNNAGLGSVRYKALFKGKGGHSWGAFGLANPHHALGFAIKEFTENAKAFTDEGAKTSFNIGRIGGGTSVNSIPFESWMEVDMRSVDSGRLKEVEAIFKESMETALKAYNNTGVDDEISLELIKIGDRPSGELSLDTPLVQRAISATNLFGYKPSLTRGSTNSNIPISMGVPAITIGRGGIGGGAHSLHEWWLNENGAEAIKLAMLLTVIEAGYVK comes from the coding sequence ATGAATAAGGGGCATCTTTTGAAAAATAAAACATTTTTAGGTTTACTGATTTTCGGTTTGCTATTAAGTAATGTGTTAAGTGGTCAAGAGAGTGTAGTTGCGGATAAGAAAATTGATAAGGCAGTAGGTAAGCTTCTGAAAGATAAAAAAATAAAAAATGCTTTTGAGGTTATAGATGCTATAGAGAATGAAACAGAACGTGATTTAATTACGTTAACAGAAATTCCTGCTCCACCTTTTATGGAAGCTGAGAGGGCAGAAGCATTTAAGGAAATGTTTGTGGAAGCAGGTTTAGATGAAGTTTCAATTGATGATGTAGGTAATGTGATAGCAGTAAGAAAAGGAACAATTGGCAGTAAAATAGTTGTTTTAGATGCTCATTTAGATACCGTATTCCCAGAAGGGACAAATGTAAAAGTGGTTAAAAAAGGAGATACTTTGGTTGCACCAGGCGTTGGAGATGATACCAGAGGGTTGGCAATGTTACTAGCTATTTTTAAAGCTATGAAGAAAGCTGATGTAAGTACTGAGGCAGATGTTTGGTTTGTTGGTTCTGTAGGTGAAGAAGGATTAGGAGATTTACGTGGGGTAAAGCATTTGTTTAGAGATGGGGCTACAAAAATAGATTCATGGATATCTATAGATGGTGGTACGGTAGGCAGAGTCAATAATGCCGGTTTAGGTTCTGTAAGGTATAAGGCGCTGTTTAAAGGAAAAGGAGGGCATTCATGGGGTGCATTCGGATTGGCAAATCCGCATCACGCACTTGGTTTTGCTATTAAGGAGTTTACTGAAAATGCTAAAGCATTTACTGATGAAGGAGCTAAAACAAGTTTTAATATTGGTAGAATAGGAGGAGGTACTTCGGTTAATTCTATTCCTTTTGAATCTTGGATGGAAGTTGATATGCGATCTGTTGATAGTGGTCGTTTAAAAGAAGTAGAAGCTATTTTTAAAGAATCTATGGAAACTGCTTTAAAGGCATATAATAATACAGGTGTTGATGATGAAATATCTTTAGAGCTTATAAAAATTGGCGATAGACCATCGGGCGAGCTTTCATTAGACACTCCTTTAGTGCAACGTGCTATTAGTGCTACCAACTTATTTGGATATAAACCAAGTCTTACTAGGGGTTCTACAAATAGTAATATTCCTATTTCTATGGGTGTACCGGCAATTACCATTGGCAGAGGTGGTATTGGCGGTGGTGCACATTCACTTCATGAATGGTGGCTTAATGAAAATGGTGCAGAAGCTATAAAATTGGCAATGTTGCTTACTGTTATTGAAGCTGGTTATGTAAAATAG
- a CDS encoding sodium:solute symporter, whose protein sequence is MNASHILLLISGYFVLLLIISYFTGKNDSNEDFFKAGKQSPWYLVAFGMVGASLSGVTFISVPGWVKASEFSYMQVVFGYFLGYMVTAFVLLPVYYKQNVTSIYQYLDDRFGFVSYKVGAISFFISRVLGAAFRLFLVAIVLQQFVFDAWNVPFEITVILSILLIWIYTFKGGIKTIVWTDTLQTLFMLISVGLSIYFILEKMDWTFMEFLNSPELGQYSKTFFTDDLSSKNHLVKSFLGGMFITICMTGLDQDMMQKNLTCRNLGEAQKNMVSFSIVLVFVTFIFMLLGALLFIYADANNIAIPLMDGSPKSDLLFPEIALNSGLGITVAVTFMLGLIAAAYSSADSALTSLTTSFCIDFLGTEKKSEQIAKKTRRITHVGMSILLVLVVISFKYILDKNVIDGLLTVASYTYGPLLGLFSFGIFTKHQVKDKYVWIVALVCVSIILILAKLPSDYFGGYVFGYELLPLNGLLTFVGLWLIRKKNTSAKINDIA, encoded by the coding sequence ATGAACGCCTCTCATATTTTACTTTTAATTTCTGGCTACTTTGTTTTGCTGTTGATTATTTCATATTTCACCGGCAAAAACGATTCTAACGAAGATTTTTTTAAGGCAGGTAAACAGTCACCATGGTATTTGGTAGCATTTGGTATGGTGGGCGCCTCTTTATCTGGTGTTACCTTTATTTCTGTACCAGGGTGGGTAAAAGCTTCTGAATTCAGCTATATGCAAGTTGTTTTTGGGTACTTTTTAGGTTACATGGTTACGGCGTTTGTACTGCTTCCTGTTTATTATAAGCAGAATGTAACCTCTATTTATCAGTATTTAGATGATAGATTTGGCTTTGTAAGTTATAAAGTGGGCGCTATTTCATTTTTTATCTCTAGGGTTCTTGGTGCTGCTTTTCGTTTATTTCTGGTAGCTATTGTTCTACAACAATTCGTGTTCGATGCTTGGAACGTTCCTTTTGAAATTACTGTTATTCTATCCATATTACTAATTTGGATCTATACTTTTAAAGGCGGAATTAAAACGATTGTTTGGACAGATACCTTGCAAACTTTGTTTATGTTGATATCAGTGGGGTTATCCATTTATTTTATACTTGAAAAAATGGATTGGACTTTTATGGAGTTTCTAAACTCTCCTGAATTAGGTCAGTATAGCAAAACCTTTTTTACTGACGATCTTTCTTCTAAAAACCATTTGGTAAAATCGTTTTTAGGCGGAATGTTCATTACCATATGTATGACGGGACTTGATCAAGATATGATGCAAAAAAACCTAACATGTAGAAACTTAGGTGAGGCTCAAAAAAATATGGTCAGCTTTAGTATCGTTTTAGTTTTTGTTACTTTTATATTTATGTTGTTGGGGGCTTTGCTCTTTATATATGCCGATGCGAATAATATTGCCATACCACTTATGGACGGCTCTCCAAAGTCAGATCTTTTATTTCCGGAGATAGCACTAAATAGTGGTTTAGGCATAACGGTTGCCGTAACGTTCATGCTAGGTTTAATTGCAGCTGCTTACAGTAGCGCAGACAGTGCACTTACCTCTCTAACCACATCATTTTGTATAGATTTTCTTGGAACAGAGAAAAAATCTGAACAAATAGCAAAAAAGACCCGTAGAATAACACATGTAGGCATGAGCATTCTGTTAGTTCTAGTGGTTATATCTTTTAAATATATATTGGACAAAAATGTAATTGACGGATTATTAACGGTAGCCTCATACACCTACGGACCGTTACTAGGATTATTCTCTTTCGGAATTTTCACCAAACATCAAGTAAAAGACAAATATGTATGGATCGTGGCTCTGGTTTGCGTCTCCATAATTCTCATTTTAGCAAAGCTACCTAGTGACTATTTTGGTGGCTATGTCTTCGGATATGAACTTTTACCGTTGAATGGTCTGCTAACCTTTGTAGGATTATGGCTCATTCGTAAAAAAAATACATCTGCCAAAATTAACGATATTGCTTAA
- a CDS encoding 3'-5' exonuclease has product MELKLTRPICFFDLETTGINVAKDRIVEIAILKVYPNGNKESKTWLVNPEMVIPEEVIAVHGITNEKVANEPTFKELSKEIYKIIKDSDLGGFNSDRFDIPLLAEELLRADIDFDMKNTVSVDVQTIFHKMEKRTLEAAYKFYCDKDLTDAHSAAADTNATYEVLLSQLDRYPDLENNIKKLSEFSRRKQSVDFAGFIAMDEEGEEVFSFGKHKGKKVHAVLENEPGYFGWMLNADFPLYTKKILTQIKLSKLNNKLV; this is encoded by the coding sequence ATGGAATTAAAGCTTACCAGACCTATTTGTTTCTTTGATTTAGAGACAACTGGGATCAATGTGGCAAAAGATCGTATTGTAGAAATAGCGATTTTAAAAGTATACCCTAACGGTAATAAAGAAAGTAAAACATGGCTGGTGAATCCTGAAATGGTGATACCGGAAGAGGTAATTGCCGTTCATGGTATTACTAATGAAAAGGTGGCTAACGAGCCAACCTTCAAAGAACTTTCTAAAGAAATTTATAAGATTATAAAGGATAGTGATTTAGGTGGATTCAATTCTGACCGATTTGATATTCCTTTGTTGGCAGAAGAATTATTGCGTGCAGATATAGATTTTGATATGAAAAATACGGTATCTGTAGATGTACAGACCATTTTTCATAAAATGGAAAAACGTACCCTAGAAGCTGCTTATAAATTTTATTGTGATAAAGACCTTACCGATGCCCACAGTGCCGCGGCAGATACCAATGCTACTTATGAGGTGTTGCTTTCTCAGTTAGATAGGTATCCTGACTTGGAAAACAATATTAAAAAACTATCAGAATTCTCAAGAAGAAAGCAATCTGTAGATTTCGCAGGTTTTATAGCAATGGATGAAGAAGGAGAAGAAGTTTTCTCTTTTGGTAAGCATAAAGGTAAAAAAGTACATGCGGTTTTAGAAAATGAACCAGGTTATTTTGGCTGGATGCTAAATGCAGATTTCCCATTGTATACTAAAAAAATTCTTACTCAAATTAAACTGAGCAAACTCAATAATAAATTAGTTTAA
- a CDS encoding fumarylacetoacetate hydrolase family protein yields MKIICIGRNYTAHIDELKNERPEEPVVFIKPDSSVLPKQQDFYIPEFTDNVHYEVEVLVKIKKVGKHIAKEFAPTYYDEIGLGIDFTARDLQSKLKDKGLPWEKSKGFDGAAVIGEWLPKTDFEDINNLNFKLLKNGEVVQDGNTSLMLWEIDEIIAYVSTFFMLKKGDIIFTGTPAGVGKISPNDYLTGSLEDKELFNLKIK; encoded by the coding sequence ATGAAAATTATATGCATAGGTAGAAATTATACAGCTCATATTGATGAACTGAAGAATGAGAGACCGGAAGAACCGGTGGTTTTTATAAAGCCAGATTCATCTGTTTTGCCTAAACAGCAAGATTTTTATATTCCAGAATTTACGGATAATGTGCATTATGAGGTTGAGGTCTTGGTGAAAATTAAAAAAGTAGGAAAGCATATAGCTAAAGAATTTGCACCTACTTACTATGATGAAATAGGATTGGGTATAGATTTTACTGCAAGAGATTTGCAATCGAAATTAAAAGATAAAGGCTTGCCATGGGAAAAATCGAAAGGTTTTGATGGTGCTGCTGTGATAGGGGAATGGCTTCCTAAAACTGATTTTGAGGATATTAATAACCTAAATTTTAAGTTGTTAAAGAATGGTGAAGTCGTTCAAGATGGCAATACCAGTTTAATGCTTTGGGAGATAGATGAAATAATTGCTTATGTTTCAACGTTCTTTATGTTAAAAAAAGGAGATATTATTTTTACCGGAACACCTGCGGGTGTTGGGAAAATAAGTCCAAATGACTATCTTACGGGTAGTTTGGAAGACAAAGAGCTTTTTAACTTAAAAATTAAGTGA
- a CDS encoding competence/damage-inducible protein A, with protein MLAEIITIGDEILIGQVIDTNSAFIGKELNKIGISVYQITSIQDEREHLLNAFKDSSERVDVVIITGGLGPTKDDITKHTLCEFFNDTLVENTEVLAHVEELFAKYISNTPISDINRMQALVPSKAEVLHNANGTAPGILIRENEVTFISMPGVPFEMKHLMTESVIPKLASYYKRPHIIHRTVVTYGLGESAIAKRIEAWEDALPVNIKLAYLPNLGKVRLRLSGKGPSLYELETAMNAEIEKLHPLIDDIIFGLEDDESIEEIVAKLLTSKNLTLSTAESFTGGKIAEKITSIPGASNYFKGSVVSYATEAKINVLNVPKEIVDQYSVVSAEVATAMAKGAKELMKTDYAIATTGNAGPTKGDSNAEVGTVFIAIDGPKSKYVQKFQMGSTRERVVEKSVNKAFELLQKEILKM; from the coding sequence ATGCTTGCAGAAATTATTACTATTGGCGATGAAATTCTCATCGGTCAAGTTATTGATACCAACTCTGCATTTATAGGTAAGGAGTTAAATAAAATCGGTATCTCGGTTTATCAAATTACTTCTATTCAAGATGAACGCGAACATTTATTAAATGCTTTTAAAGATTCATCAGAACGCGTAGATGTAGTCATCATCACAGGTGGTCTGGGTCCTACAAAAGATGATATTACGAAACACACTTTGTGCGAGTTCTTTAATGATACCCTTGTTGAGAATACAGAGGTATTGGCACATGTAGAAGAGCTGTTCGCTAAATATATAAGTAATACCCCAATATCCGATATTAATAGGATGCAGGCTTTAGTACCTAGTAAGGCAGAAGTCTTGCATAATGCCAATGGTACCGCTCCTGGTATATTGATAAGGGAAAATGAAGTTACGTTTATTTCTATGCCGGGTGTGCCTTTTGAAATGAAGCACCTAATGACGGAATCTGTGATTCCTAAACTGGCATCTTATTACAAAAGACCACATATTATTCATAGAACTGTAGTTACTTATGGTTTGGGAGAAAGTGCAATTGCCAAACGTATAGAGGCTTGGGAAGATGCATTGCCGGTTAATATAAAATTAGCTTATTTACCTAATCTAGGTAAAGTGAGGTTGCGTTTATCGGGTAAAGGACCTAGTCTTTATGAATTGGAAACAGCGATGAACGCTGAAATTGAAAAATTACACCCTTTAATCGATGATATTATATTTGGTCTTGAAGATGACGAAAGTATAGAAGAGATTGTAGCGAAATTATTGACTAGCAAAAATTTAACCTTATCCACTGCAGAGAGTTTTACAGGTGGTAAAATTGCTGAGAAGATTACTTCAATACCTGGTGCGTCCAATTATTTTAAAGGAAGTGTGGTCAGTTATGCTACAGAAGCAAAAATAAATGTATTGAATGTGCCTAAAGAAATTGTAGATCAATATTCTGTAGTTAGTGCTGAAGTTGCTACGGCAATGGCAAAAGGGGCAAAAGAATTGATGAAAACCGATTATGCAATAGCAACAACTGGTAATGCAGGCCCTACAAAAGGAGATTCAAATGCAGAGGTTGGAACGGTATTTATTGCCATCGATGGTCCGAAGTCAAAATATGTACAAAAATTTCAAATGGGAAGCACCCGTGAGAGAGTTGTGGAAAAGTCTGTAAATAAGGCATTTGAGCTTCTTCAAAAAGAAATTTTAAAAATGTGA
- a CDS encoding carboxypeptidase-like regulatory domain-containing protein, with translation MRICLVLFLLIMGIGHAQEVLVEGHVYDDKTKTAVPYANISFLKTLKGTSSDEEGYFYIDVPESYLERDVHISALGFKDTIMSARVISEKKKIYMKEETFELEEVVVSQSLGDSQVLNPVSSYSIKSGFSSAETPWVLALYFPNIGAAKKYLQKITIHVQQNSKFKRASSKFRLRVYDVDKKTRKPNHDLIRKSIILESSTKEDYVSIDLSSMGIRMPDEGVYIGLEWIFLPYNWYTNTYKHAITNKNVVEDRFAPTFAAVYQKNQNFKTMVYGMGEWNEFGIKAPGNNENLIPAISLKLSKKK, from the coding sequence ATGCGAATTTGTTTAGTATTATTTTTATTGATAATGGGTATTGGTCACGCCCAAGAAGTTTTGGTTGAAGGTCATGTATATGATGATAAAACCAAAACCGCAGTACCGTATGCCAACATAAGTTTTCTAAAAACGCTCAAAGGAACTTCTAGTGATGAAGAGGGTTATTTTTATATAGATGTTCCAGAATCATATTTAGAGCGCGACGTGCATATTTCAGCATTAGGATTTAAAGACACCATAATGTCTGCCAGAGTTATTTCTGAAAAGAAGAAAATCTACATGAAAGAAGAAACCTTTGAGCTTGAAGAGGTGGTGGTTTCTCAAAGTTTGGGTGATTCACAGGTGTTAAATCCTGTGAGTTCCTATAGTATTAAAAGTGGATTCTCGTCTGCAGAGACCCCTTGGGTATTGGCTTTGTATTTTCCCAATATAGGTGCTGCCAAAAAGTATCTGCAGAAAATAACTATTCATGTACAACAGAATAGCAAGTTTAAAAGAGCTTCGTCTAAATTTAGACTTCGTGTTTATGATGTAGATAAAAAAACACGTAAACCAAATCACGATTTAATTCGTAAAAGTATCATATTAGAAAGCTCTACAAAAGAAGATTATGTTTCCATAGATCTTTCAAGCATGGGTATAAGAATGCCAGACGAAGGTGTGTATATTGGACTAGAGTGGATTTTCCTTCCTTATAATTGGTATACAAATACGTACAAACACGCCATTACAAATAAGAATGTAGTGGAAGATCGTTTTGCACCTACATTTGCTGCGGTATATCAAAAGAATCAGAATTTTAAAACTATGGTTTACGGTATGGGCGAGTGGAATGAATTTGGGATAAAGGCACCTGGTAATAATGAAAACTTAATACCTGCCATCAGTTTAAAATTATCTAAGAAAAAATAA
- a CDS encoding CoA-binding protein, producing the protein MKKTLVFGASLKPNRYSNIAIHRLVDSGVETLAYGLREGEVSGVNISNTLDKISDIHTITLYINPKRQEEYYQYIISLAPKRVIFNPGTENPEFYKLLKNNNIEVDVACTLVLLGTRQY; encoded by the coding sequence ATGAAAAAGACCCTTGTGTTCGGAGCCTCCTTAAAACCAAATCGATATAGCAATATTGCAATACATCGACTAGTAGATTCGGGGGTAGAAACCTTGGCTTATGGATTAAGAGAAGGTGAGGTTTCTGGTGTCAATATCAGTAATACTTTAGACAAAATTAGTGATATTCATACAATAACCCTATATATAAATCCAAAAAGACAAGAAGAATATTATCAATATATTATTTCTTTGGCTCCCAAAAGGGTGATTTTTAATCCGGGAACCGAAAATCCTGAATTTTATAAGTTACTGAAAAATAATAATATAGAGGTAGATGTGGCATGTACTTTAGTATTGTTGGGTACACGTCAGTATTAA
- the recR gene encoding recombination mediator RecR gives MDFSSKLLENAVYEVSQLPGIGKRTALRLVLHLLKQPEQRTENLSASLVDLRGKIQFCENCHNISDTTMCEICANPKRDGALVCVVEDIRDVMAIENTGQFRGKYHVLGGKISPMEGIGPQNLKIGTLVDKVRKGVIKELIFALSSTMEGDTTNFYIFRQIEGLDVKTSTIARGIAVGDELEYADEVTLGRSILNRVPFEGSLRQD, from the coding sequence ATGGATTTCTCATCTAAATTATTGGAAAACGCAGTATATGAAGTTTCGCAATTACCAGGTATTGGTAAGCGAACAGCATTACGTTTGGTATTGCATTTATTAAAACAGCCAGAGCAGCGTACAGAAAATCTTTCTGCGTCCTTAGTAGATTTAAGAGGTAAAATTCAATTTTGTGAAAATTGCCATAATATTTCAGATACGACCATGTGCGAAATATGTGCCAACCCTAAAAGAGATGGCGCATTGGTTTGTGTGGTTGAAGATATTAGAGATGTCATGGCAATTGAAAATACAGGTCAATTTAGGGGTAAGTACCATGTTCTTGGTGGTAAAATATCCCCTATGGAAGGCATTGGTCCACAAAATTTGAAAATAGGAACTTTGGTGGATAAAGTGAGAAAAGGCGTAATAAAGGAGTTGATTTTTGCGTTGAGTTCTACCATGGAGGGCGATACCACCAATTTTTATATTTTTAGGCAGATAGAAGGATTGGATGTAAAAACGTCTACCATAGCAAGAGGAATAGCGGTTGGCGATGAATTGGAGTATGCAGATGAGGTCACTTTGGGTCGTAGTATCTTAAATAGGGTGCCATTTGAAGGGTCGTTAAGACAAGATTAG